The stretch of DNA CAAGTTTTGCTGCAAATAAGGTTTGTGGAGCTTGAATAAACTCTCCGTATACCATTTGATGCATAAATGTGGCAGCTTGATCTTTAATTGCTTTAACCACTTTTGGATGGCAATGGCCAATATTGCTAACCCCAATACCGGATATAAGGTCGATAGAAGGACGATCATTTTTATCATACAGATAAATTCCCTGAGCTCTGGTGAACTCTAGCATTAAAGGAAAATCGGTAGTTTGGGCGTTATGTTGTAGGAATTGCTGACGTAATGGAATCATTCTGCAAATTTCGTCAAAATAGTTTAATCCACCTGCTTGTCGAATGTATCATTTTTTATGGCTGAGCTAGTTTTTTGTACCAATTTTTTCAAAAATAGCGTTTATACCTGTTCCGTTTTTTATCTTCATTTTATGATTACTACCTTACAAGAAAGAGAGGTTTCTGGTTTTACCTGGATCGATGTTGAAAACCCGACACCCGAAGAGCTTAATGATATCGCATTAAAATATAACCTGCATTATACTTCTGTTCAGGATTGCCTTGATCCGGAGCATTTGCCTAAGTATGAGGTTATTGATGATGTGATTTTTATTATAGCCCGTATCTTCGACCAGAATGCAAAGGTAGAGGCATTGGATATAAACTCCATTACTCGCAAGATCGCTATCTTTTCTTCAGATGGTTTGGTTATAACCATTCATCGTTCTTCCCAACCTTTTTTAATTCATCTGCAGCAACGGTGTGAAAGCATGAAAAAATCGCCGGGTAGGTTTCAGTTATTAGCATTGATCATGGATCATGTGGTAATTTCATTTGAAAGTCCGTTGGATAAAATAAATGAGCTGCTAGAGTTTTATGAAGAACGTATGTTCCTTAAAACACGTTTGCCTAATTTATTGCAACACTTCTATCAATTGAAGAGGAAAGCTACATCTATTAAAAGGACGGTTTTTCTTACTAAGGATATCGTATTTCGGATTTCAGAGAACCTGAAAGGACCCATAATGCAAGATCTTAAGGATACAATAATTGAGGTGGAAACAAGTACGGAGCAGGTAATAGATTCTGCTAGCAACTTGTTGAGCATCTATATTTCATTAGCTTCTCAGAAAACAAATGAAGTAATGCGTGTTTTAACGATTTTCTCCGTGTTCTTTATGCCTTTAACTTTTATTGTGGGGGTGTACGGGATGAATTTTGAAAACATGCCCGAAATTAAATCGCCACATGGTTATGGAGTAACATGGGTTGTTATGATCTTAGTGACGATTATTGTTTATTTCTGGTTTAGAAGGAAAAGGTGGCTGTAATTAGGCTATTCGCTTTTGGCCTTTAGCAATTAGCAATTTATAAGGCAGGTAATGCTAATAGCTAATACCTAATAGCTATTAGCTAATCATTAATTTTCAGGAGGTTGTTGTGACTGACTTCTTAGGCGTTTTATAAGCTCACGCTTAAATTGTTCTTCGGCCATGTAAAACTTCGCGACTTTCTTCATTGAAAGTACTTTCTTGAATTTGTCGTAATATTTACGCTCCAGATCAAGTTCGCGTTGTTTAACGGAGAAGTCATTCAAAATCACATCTTCTAATTCTTTGTCGCTCAAATTATCGGCATTCATTCTTGCCATTACAATCTTCTGACGACGTTCCTTTAGCAAACGCTGCTTTTCTGCGTCATATTCATTATAAATTGGCCAGAAAACTTTACCTTCTTCTGTGGTTAAGCCCACTTTTGTAGTTATGATGGAAACTTTAAGTGCGTCAATATCAGCCTTTCGTTGATTAAAGTTTTGTGCTTTTACCAGAAAAGGAAGGGTTACAAATAAAATGAGCAATAAAGTAGATAAGTTGAGTTTCTTCATTTGTTATAGTTCCTGTAGTAATAAATCTTCGTCTACGTTATTTAAAATATAGTTTTCCAGCTTGTTGTTTTGATCAGTTTTTTGTGTGTTATTTTGAGAAACCTTAGTATTAATTACTTCATCTATAATCATTGATTCATCGAAATAATTAAGGTCATAATTATGATTACCAATTTTTACCACATTTACAGGACTGCTCATTTGTTTATCGAGTAAGCTCGTATGATAAATATTAGAGCCAAACCAAAATAGTAAGGCTCCTAAACAAGCAGTAATTGCTAGTTTATAAAATCTAAATACAA from Solitalea canadensis DSM 3403 encodes:
- a CDS encoding magnesium transporter CorA family protein → MITTLQEREVSGFTWIDVENPTPEELNDIALKYNLHYTSVQDCLDPEHLPKYEVIDDVIFIIARIFDQNAKVEALDINSITRKIAIFSSDGLVITIHRSSQPFLIHLQQRCESMKKSPGRFQLLALIMDHVVISFESPLDKINELLEFYEERMFLKTRLPNLLQHFYQLKRKATSIKRTVFLTKDIVFRISENLKGPIMQDLKDTIIEVETSTEQVIDSASNLLSIYISLASQKTNEVMRVLTIFSVFFMPLTFIVGVYGMNFENMPEIKSPHGYGVTWVVMILVTIIVYFWFRRKRWL